From Cohaesibacter gelatinilyticus, the proteins below share one genomic window:
- a CDS encoding HAD family acid phosphatase, translated as MKCVLFDIDGTLALIDHRRPLLDGPKPNWAAFNDRMGDDLPNPAVVELYKTLWDAGRHELIIVSGRGEENRKVTETWLTWNDIPFNRLLMRPKKDHRSDVIIKQEILDQLLSEGKSIAFVVDDRNSVVDMWRRNNITCLQCAEGDF; from the coding sequence ATGAAATGCGTGCTTTTTGATATTGATGGCACATTGGCTCTGATTGATCATCGGCGGCCCTTGCTGGACGGGCCAAAGCCAAACTGGGCTGCCTTCAATGACAGGATGGGCGACGATCTGCCCAACCCGGCTGTGGTCGAACTTTACAAAACCCTTTGGGATGCCGGACGTCATGAGCTGATCATCGTCTCTGGCCGGGGCGAGGAAAATCGCAAGGTAACCGAGACCTGGCTCACCTGGAATGATATCCCCTTCAATCGGTTGCTGATGCGCCCGAAAAAAGATCATCGCTCAGACGTTATCATCAAACAGGAAATCCTTGATCAATTGCTGAGCGAGGGAAAGAGCATTGCCTTTGTCGTGGATGATCGCAACTCCGTCGTCGACATGTGGCGCCGCAACAACATCACCTGCCTCCAATGCGCCGAAGGGGATTTTTAG
- a CDS encoding LysR family transcriptional regulator translates to MKRSDIPSLDDLRAFEAVARLGSVRLAADELVLTHGAVSRRVSKLARDLDIALVAPDGRGISVTADGDILAEAMTKALVLLGDALTSIRQQEEDKPIVLSCERSVAMRWLIPRLSQFQDAHPDCPVHLSVGGGSLNFARDGVALAVRRLDFPIDPDWQIKPLFDEAIGPVMVPDMQEAFEAGEYIALGSKTRPDAWETWQSLYADAPKPKDVRQFDHHFLLAEAAASGLGVAICPQIVVSDDIERGRLIAPCGFVADGSGYGLIHQRRPELSDGANMLADWLCETFATVGARPAP, encoded by the coding sequence ATGAAGCGATCCGATATCCCATCTCTTGACGATTTGCGTGCCTTTGAAGCGGTGGCGCGGCTTGGCTCTGTCCGGCTTGCCGCCGATGAATTGGTCTTGACCCATGGTGCGGTCAGCCGACGGGTGAGCAAGCTTGCTCGCGACTTGGATATTGCGCTGGTCGCGCCAGACGGACGCGGCATATCGGTGACGGCAGATGGAGACATTCTGGCGGAGGCAATGACCAAGGCGCTGGTCTTGCTGGGAGACGCTTTGACCTCCATCCGACAGCAAGAGGAGGACAAGCCCATCGTGCTGTCCTGTGAGCGCTCGGTTGCCATGCGTTGGCTGATCCCGCGTCTCAGTCAGTTTCAGGATGCCCATCCCGACTGTCCGGTGCATTTGTCCGTTGGGGGCGGGTCGCTGAATTTTGCCCGTGACGGGGTGGCGCTGGCGGTGCGTCGGCTGGATTTTCCCATCGATCCCGACTGGCAGATAAAGCCCTTGTTCGACGAGGCCATCGGCCCGGTCATGGTGCCGGACATGCAAGAGGCTTTTGAAGCGGGGGAGTATATCGCGCTTGGCAGCAAGACCCGACCGGACGCTTGGGAGACATGGCAATCGCTCTATGCCGACGCTCCGAAGCCAAAGGATGTCCGACAGTTTGATCATCATTTCCTGCTGGCGGAAGCCGCAGCCAGCGGCCTTGGCGTTGCGATCTGCCCGCAGATTGTTGTCAGCGATGATATCGAACGCGGGCGCCTGATCGCACCTTGCGGTTTTGTCGCTGATGGCTCCGGCTATGGGCTGATCCATCAGCGCCGACCCGAGTTGAGCGATGGGGCAAACATGCTGGCAGATTGGCTTTGCGAGACCTTTGCTACTGTCGGAGCTAGGCCCGCGCCCTAA
- a CDS encoding four-carbon acid sugar kinase family protein — protein MKDFSIINKAPTHTPLIGILADDLTSAADGGAPFQRCGHTVTVLRGDITAPSDASTVWSADCASRSLSEIDAATVTDKAARSLAGASLLFKTIDSTLRGHIKAEISAAFTASKRKRLIVTPAFPAAGRITRDGVQYVHDIPVCQSSYANDPVHPARSSRIRDSLPADIADITILNAETQEELTRKVAAIKEPENALWVGSPGLAMALADRFKQSPVTKASLPPSRSILTVVGSANPISRQQAKRTAQHESVTCLMTPEQRSDNPDQALQELVTKAMQQQANFDTLIATGGDTMQAMLDRLKIKQFTLQGELEPGFVLAKAKRADGTPLILGMKAGGFGDEESFLRAAQILCSKQDVRQKQ, from the coding sequence ATGAAAGACTTCAGCATCATAAATAAAGCGCCCACACATACACCTCTGATCGGCATCCTTGCCGATGATTTGACCAGTGCAGCCGATGGCGGTGCTCCATTTCAGCGGTGCGGACACACTGTGACTGTCTTGCGAGGCGATATCACAGCGCCAAGCGATGCATCCACTGTCTGGTCCGCGGATTGTGCCAGTCGGTCTCTGTCTGAAATCGATGCCGCAACAGTGACAGACAAAGCGGCCCGGTCATTGGCGGGTGCATCCCTGCTTTTCAAAACAATCGACAGCACCTTGCGCGGGCATATCAAGGCAGAGATCAGCGCCGCCTTCACAGCCAGCAAACGCAAGCGATTGATAGTGACCCCGGCCTTTCCGGCAGCGGGTCGCATCACGCGAGACGGCGTGCAATATGTCCATGATATCCCGGTCTGCCAGTCCAGCTACGCCAATGATCCCGTCCATCCGGCCAGATCCTCCCGCATCAGGGATAGTCTTCCTGCTGACATTGCCGACATCACAATATTGAATGCCGAAACACAGGAAGAGTTGACCCGAAAGGTCGCGGCCATCAAGGAGCCGGAAAACGCCCTTTGGGTTGGCTCTCCCGGATTGGCCATGGCCTTGGCCGATCGCTTCAAGCAAAGCCCGGTCACAAAAGCCTCCCTCCCTCCGAGCCGTTCAATCCTGACGGTGGTCGGTAGCGCCAACCCCATCAGCCGCCAGCAAGCCAAACGCACCGCACAGCATGAAAGTGTCACCTGCCTGATGACACCGGAGCAGCGCAGCGACAATCCGGATCAAGCTCTTCAAGAATTGGTGACAAAAGCCATGCAGCAGCAAGCAAATTTTGACACGCTGATCGCAACCGGCGGCGACACCATGCAAGCCATGCTCGATAGACTGAAGATCAAACAATTCACCTTACAGGGCGAGCTGGAACCCGGCTTTGTGCTGGCAAAGGCAAAGCGTGCAGATGGCACGCCTCTGATCCTTGGCATGAAGGCCGGTGGCTTTGGCGATGAAGAAAGCTTTCTACGCGCCGCGCAAATATTATGCTCCAAACAGGATGTTAGACAGAAGCAATGA
- the pdxA gene encoding 4-hydroxythreonine-4-phosphate dehydrogenase PdxA — MTNRTNPLALTMGDPAGIGPEIIIKALSHVPESEPLLVLGCPKVMERAARITGSERQVKAIEQVEEASFEPGQIEVLQTSTFNTLPTFGKVSAECGQAAFDAIKTAIQLAANGAISGIVTAPIHKEALSRAGISYPGHTEILADLGGAERVAMMLGNDEIRTVLVTIHCSLLNAIKGADFDAQMAAIRLAHDGAKALGYDHPRIAVAGLNPHAGESGLFGREEIDIIAPAIETAKKEGINASGPWPGDTVFMMARQGQFDIVVAQYHDQGLIPVKYMGLEKGVNITLGLPFVRTSPDHGTAFDIAGQGSADAASLLTAIGYARQLIAARQKGTN, encoded by the coding sequence ATGACCAATCGAACCAACCCCCTCGCTCTTACCATGGGCGATCCGGCAGGTATCGGGCCGGAAATCATCATCAAGGCCCTGTCCCATGTGCCTGAAAGCGAGCCCCTTCTCGTCCTTGGTTGCCCAAAGGTGATGGAACGAGCGGCCCGGATCACAGGATCAGAGCGACAAGTCAAAGCCATTGAGCAAGTAGAAGAGGCCAGCTTTGAGCCAGGCCAGATCGAAGTGCTGCAAACCAGCACTTTCAACACTCTCCCCACCTTTGGCAAAGTCAGCGCAGAGTGCGGGCAAGCCGCCTTTGATGCCATCAAGACCGCCATTCAGCTCGCAGCAAATGGCGCTATTTCTGGCATTGTCACCGCCCCCATTCATAAGGAAGCGCTTTCTCGCGCGGGCATCTCCTATCCCGGCCATACGGAGATACTGGCCGATCTTGGTGGAGCCGAACGAGTGGCCATGATGCTTGGCAATGACGAGATCCGCACCGTTCTGGTCACCATTCATTGCTCGCTTCTGAATGCCATCAAGGGCGCGGATTTCGACGCCCAAATGGCGGCCATCCGCTTGGCTCATGACGGAGCAAAAGCCCTTGGATACGACCATCCGCGCATTGCAGTGGCAGGGCTGAACCCTCATGCTGGCGAAAGCGGATTGTTTGGCCGCGAAGAAATCGACATCATCGCCCCGGCCATCGAAACCGCCAAAAAGGAAGGCATCAATGCCTCCGGCCCTTGGCCCGGAGACACGGTCTTCATGATGGCACGTCAGGGACAATTCGATATCGTGGTGGCGCAATATCACGATCAGGGTTTGATCCCGGTGAAATATATGGGATTGGAGAAAGGCGTGAACATCACTCTCGGTTTGCCATTCGTGCGCACCAGCCCCGACCATGGCACGGCCTTTGACATTGCCGGACAGGGCAGTGCCGATGCCGCCAGCCTTTTGACAGCCATTGGCTATGCCAGACAATTGATTGCCGCCCGACAAAAAGGAACCAACTGA
- a CDS encoding cupin domain-containing protein, which translates to MGLRFIFMLTRNDKTVEDAEQHLKVALAAGVHHIGFKDVGLPFERLKELNVAIKKGGATSYLEVVSLDKESEVASAKAAVEIGVDILLGGTNVEAVLPILKDTNIQYYPFPGRIEGHPSVLAGCIDEVVESAVQLAAMDGVHGLDLLAYRSRENVTGLMAAVCAAVDKPVIMAGSIGSRERIEIVRRSGAAGFTIGTAALDGDYPADSPELETQLRSIQRDVAGVNNHLSPHTPKNLQKAFASFHDTWSPRVAGRVNNMMIKLAKFEGEFVWHHHKHEDEMFLVHKGRLLMKFRDRDEIVNEGEFIIVPHGVEHCPVALGGTCEVLLIEPATTINTGNAKDERKIIDLASV; encoded by the coding sequence ATGGGACTTCGTTTTATCTTCATGCTCACCCGCAATGACAAGACGGTCGAGGATGCCGAGCAACATCTGAAAGTTGCCCTTGCTGCCGGGGTTCATCACATTGGTTTCAAGGATGTCGGCCTGCCCTTCGAGCGATTGAAAGAACTGAATGTCGCCATCAAGAAAGGCGGCGCGACCAGCTATCTGGAAGTGGTATCACTGGACAAGGAAAGCGAAGTCGCATCGGCCAAGGCAGCGGTGGAGATCGGCGTTGATATTCTACTGGGCGGCACCAATGTCGAGGCGGTTCTGCCCATCCTGAAAGACACGAACATTCAATATTACCCCTTCCCCGGTCGGATCGAAGGCCACCCCAGCGTGCTGGCTGGCTGTATTGACGAAGTGGTGGAAAGCGCCGTGCAACTGGCCGCGATGGATGGCGTGCATGGACTTGATCTGCTGGCCTATCGCTCCAGGGAAAATGTCACCGGTTTGATGGCAGCGGTTTGCGCCGCCGTCGACAAGCCGGTCATCATGGCAGGCTCCATCGGCAGCCGAGAGCGGATCGAGATTGTCCGGCGCTCAGGCGCTGCTGGCTTTACAATCGGTACAGCGGCACTGGATGGTGATTATCCGGCAGACAGCCCTGAGCTGGAAACACAGCTGCGCTCCATTCAGCGCGATGTCGCCGGGGTGAACAATCATCTCTCACCCCATACACCGAAAAATCTGCAAAAGGCCTTTGCGTCTTTCCATGACACATGGAGCCCACGCGTCGCTGGCCGGGTCAATAACATGATGATCAAGCTGGCCAAGTTCGAGGGCGAATTTGTCTGGCATCATCACAAGCATGAGGACGAGATGTTCCTCGTCCATAAGGGCCGCTTGCTGATGAAATTCCGCGACCGCGACGAGATCGTCAATGAGGGCGAGTTCATCATCGTGCCCCATGGCGTGGAACATTGCCCGGTGGCCTTGGGCGGCACCTGCGAAGTGCTGCTCATCGAACCCGCCACCACAATCAATACCGGCAATGCCAAAGATGAGCGCAAGATCATCGATCTGGCCAGCGTCTAG
- a CDS encoding glutathione S-transferase C-terminal domain-containing protein yields MTDKPNDSSVQEDQKNAAKRRAQGEFVRGVSGFRHAIGDADFPPEAGSYHLFVALNCPWCHRVILARNMLGLQDAISMDVAFPNRTDEEHPEGPNLWEFNPERIASLTGLPLAECSLETATGKGYRLARDIYRAEGSNEQSVPILYDKKSGRIVNNESAEILRMLDLHAAALGSSISDDQRVRLYPAGEVQRAEIDQLNDRIYRTINNGAYKAGFSSDQSVYVQAFADYFKALHWLEDLLSDGRPYLTGDVFTEADLRLFPTLYRHDPVYYLRMKLNGAKILDYPNLWRWLCRVYSLDGVAQSNSLVHCRQGYFGRSWNGVVPAGPFKPMPYPEAYHYPELARDG; encoded by the coding sequence ATGACCGACAAACCAAATGACAGCTCCGTTCAGGAGGATCAGAAAAATGCAGCAAAGCGCCGCGCGCAAGGAGAATTTGTGCGCGGCGTCAGCGGCTTTCGCCATGCCATAGGGGATGCGGATTTTCCGCCGGAAGCCGGGAGTTATCATCTTTTTGTGGCGTTGAATTGCCCTTGGTGCCATCGGGTCATTCTGGCGCGCAACATGCTGGGCTTGCAGGATGCAATCTCCATGGATGTGGCCTTCCCCAATCGCACAGATGAAGAGCATCCGGAAGGGCCCAATCTTTGGGAGTTCAATCCCGAGCGCATTGCCAGTCTGACCGGTTTGCCATTGGCGGAATGCAGTTTGGAGACCGCAACCGGCAAGGGCTATCGTCTGGCGCGTGATATCTATCGCGCGGAGGGATCAAACGAGCAATCGGTGCCCATTCTCTATGACAAGAAGAGCGGGCGCATCGTCAATAATGAAAGCGCCGAGATCCTTCGCATGCTTGATCTTCATGCTGCTGCACTTGGTAGCAGTATATCGGATGACCAACGGGTCCGCCTTTATCCGGCAGGTGAAGTGCAGCGTGCCGAGATTGACCAATTGAATGATCGCATCTATCGCACCATCAATAACGGGGCCTACAAAGCTGGATTTTCCTCTGATCAGTCCGTCTATGTGCAGGCCTTTGCGGACTATTTCAAAGCCCTGCACTGGCTGGAAGATTTACTGTCTGATGGCAGGCCTTATTTGACCGGCGATGTCTTTACCGAGGCGGACTTGCGGCTCTTTCCGACGCTTTATCGCCATGACCCGGTCTATTATCTGCGGATGAAACTGAACGGGGCCAAGATCCTTGACTATCCCAATCTCTGGCGATGGTTATGCCGTGTCTATTCTCTGGATGGCGTGGCACAAAGCAATTCGCTGGTCCATTGCCGACAGGGCTATTTCGGCCGCTCCTGGAATGGCGTCGTCCCTGCCGGGCCTTTCAAACCGATGCCCTACCCGGAAGCCTATCACTATCCCGAACTTGCCCGGGATGGTTAG
- a CDS encoding hemerythrin domain-containing protein, translating into MLDQAKNIDEIKVRTDDMPSEMRLLLSDYPRDSWEAHPGFHEKTRHWLGAHQMFRRLANRVRLDAETYLDGKYELDYYGGRLAYYGNVLVGNLHGHHGWEDHSYFPELSKADARFDAGLAVLEQDHADLDKVLDHFTRTANRAIQLIQLDEAQVRDEVGKLHGNAEMIEAFLKRHLSDEEELAVPIILHHRLRG; encoded by the coding sequence ATGCTTGATCAAGCTAAAAACATTGATGAAATCAAAGTTCGCACGGATGATATGCCCAGCGAGATGCGTCTCTTGCTGAGTGATTATCCAAGGGACAGCTGGGAGGCGCATCCCGGCTTTCATGAGAAGACCCGCCATTGGCTTGGGGCCCATCAGATGTTTCGGCGTCTCGCAAACCGTGTGAGGCTGGATGCCGAGACCTATCTGGATGGCAAATATGAGCTCGATTATTATGGCGGGCGGCTGGCCTATTACGGCAATGTTCTGGTTGGTAATCTGCACGGCCATCATGGCTGGGAAGATCATAGCTATTTCCCGGAGCTGTCCAAGGCCGATGCCCGTTTTGATGCAGGGCTTGCTGTTCTGGAACAGGACCATGCCGATCTGGACAAGGTGCTGGACCATTTCACCCGCACGGCCAACCGCGCCATTCAGCTCATTCAGTTGGATGAAGCCCAGGTTCGTGATGAGGTGGGCAAATTGCACGGCAATGCCGAGATGATTGAAGCCTTTCTGAAACGGCATTTGAGTGATGAAGAAGAGCTGGCAGTGCCCATCATTCTGCATCATCGCCTACGAGGATAA
- a CDS encoding glutamate synthase-related protein, translating into MTDQSGPIIAAKFPSKVDLEEGKDYYWCRCGKSKNQPFCDGSHAGSDITPMKFTAEKTGSAALCQCKSSANAPFCDGTHASLGDLKAGDAAPPPKTELPSAVPTPEEPTVARIHELARDGLSKLGHHGEMGAMGVPRKDLPHWDDIQILPAQMARKPLLDDEPVATSVTIGPRATKPLQLDIPLMVSDMSFGALSEEAKTALARGAELAGTGICSGEGGMLPEEQAENSRYFYELASAQFGWDIALVEKVQAFHFKGGQGAKTGTGGHLPGEKVTGKIADVRGLEPGQAAISPATFRDLVTAADFKHLADEVRERSGGIPIGFKLSANHIEEDIDFALEASADYIILDGRGGGTGAAPLIFRNNISVPTIPALARARRHLDKRTGGEVSLVITGGLRVAEDFVKAMALGADAVALSNSAMQAVGCIAARMCNSNNCPVGVATQKPELRKRLDVQVGAERLARYFGASVELMQVLARACGHASLSDLNAEDITTWKREMADLSGVRFAGVKD; encoded by the coding sequence ATGACCGACCAATCAGGACCAATCATTGCGGCCAAATTTCCGTCAAAAGTCGATCTGGAGGAGGGGAAGGATTATTATTGGTGCCGGTGTGGCAAATCCAAAAACCAGCCTTTTTGTGATGGCTCCCATGCGGGCAGTGATATCACGCCGATGAAATTCACCGCCGAGAAGACCGGCTCGGCGGCGCTTTGCCAGTGCAAGTCCAGCGCCAATGCGCCTTTCTGCGATGGCACCCATGCCAGCCTTGGGGATTTGAAGGCAGGCGACGCCGCGCCCCCACCAAAGACCGAGCTGCCAAGTGCTGTACCAACACCAGAAGAACCAACGGTGGCGCGCATTCATGAGCTTGCCCGTGATGGTCTTTCCAAGCTTGGGCATCATGGCGAAATGGGGGCCATGGGTGTGCCGCGCAAGGATTTGCCCCACTGGGATGACATTCAGATCCTGCCCGCGCAAATGGCGCGAAAACCATTGCTGGATGATGAGCCGGTCGCAACATCGGTCACCATTGGTCCACGTGCCACCAAACCTTTGCAGCTGGATATTCCACTGATGGTCTCTGACATGAGCTTTGGCGCGCTGTCCGAGGAAGCCAAGACCGCTCTGGCCCGAGGGGCCGAGCTGGCAGGCACCGGCATTTGCTCTGGGGAAGGCGGCATGCTGCCCGAAGAGCAGGCCGAGAATAGCCGCTATTTCTATGAACTGGCGTCGGCGCAATTTGGGTGGGACATTGCACTGGTCGAGAAGGTGCAGGCGTTCCATTTCAAAGGTGGGCAAGGGGCCAAAACCGGGACCGGTGGCCATCTTCCGGGCGAGAAAGTCACTGGTAAGATTGCCGATGTGCGCGGGCTGGAGCCGGGACAAGCGGCGATCTCTCCGGCGACATTCCGCGACCTGGTCACTGCGGCTGACTTCAAACATCTGGCCGATGAAGTGCGCGAGCGCTCCGGCGGCATTCCCATCGGTTTCAAGCTGTCGGCCAATCATATCGAAGAGGATATCGATTTTGCGCTGGAAGCAAGCGCCGACTATATCATTCTGGATGGACGCGGCGGCGGAACCGGCGCGGCACCGCTGATTTTCCGCAACAATATCTCGGTGCCGACCATTCCGGCCTTGGCTCGGGCGCGGCGACATCTGGACAAGAGAACCGGCGGCGAAGTGAGCTTGGTGATCACCGGTGGCTTGCGTGTGGCGGAGGATTTCGTCAAGGCTATGGCCCTTGGAGCCGATGCGGTGGCGCTCAGCAATTCCGCCATGCAGGCGGTGGGCTGTATCGCGGCGCGCATGTGCAACAGCAACAATTGCCCGGTGGGTGTGGCGACACAAAAGCCGGAGCTGCGCAAGCGGTTGGATGTGCAAGTGGGTGCCGAGCGTCTGGCGCGCTATTTCGGGGCCAGTGTCGAGCTGATGCAGGTTCTTGCCCGTGCCTGTGGTCATGCCTCTCTGAGTGATCTGAATGCCGAAGACATCACCACATGGAAGCGGGAAATGGCCGATCTCAGTGGTGTGCGCTTTGCCGGTGTCAAGGACTGA
- a CDS encoding glutathione S-transferase family protein: MGLLQEGKWVDRWYQTKDTGGRFVRKASQFRNWITADGSAGPTGVGGFKAEKDRYHLYVSLACPWAHRTLIFRALKGLEDMISVSVVHWYMADNGWTFADGAGVIADPINNADLMHQIYTAADSTYSGRVTVPVLWDKKQNTIVSNESAEIIRMFNSAFDRLGAKAGDYYPQALQAEIDEVNDRIYGSVNNGVYKAGFATTQAAYEEAVVPLFDSLDWLEERLSNQRYVMGNEITEADWRLFTTLVRFDPVYVGHFKCNLRRIADYPNLSNYVRDLYQQPGVAETVNMEHIKKHYYASHETINPSRVVPMGPDLDYTAPHDRARL, translated from the coding sequence ATGGGACTTTTACAAGAAGGCAAATGGGTTGATCGCTGGTATCAGACCAAGGATACCGGTGGGCGGTTTGTCCGCAAGGCCTCGCAATTTCGCAACTGGATCACTGCCGATGGTTCCGCTGGCCCGACTGGTGTTGGCGGCTTCAAAGCCGAGAAAGATCGCTATCATCTTTATGTATCATTGGCTTGCCCCTGGGCGCATCGCACGCTGATCTTTCGGGCCTTGAAAGGGCTGGAAGACATGATCTCCGTCTCGGTCGTGCATTGGTATATGGCCGATAATGGCTGGACCTTTGCGGATGGCGCAGGCGTGATTGCCGACCCGATCAACAATGCCGATCTCATGCATCAGATCTATACCGCAGCGGACAGCACCTATTCCGGTCGTGTGACCGTGCCGGTTCTATGGGACAAGAAGCAGAACACCATTGTCTCCAATGAGAGCGCCGAGATCATTCGCATGTTCAATTCCGCCTTTGACAGGTTGGGCGCAAAGGCTGGCGATTATTATCCGCAAGCCCTTCAGGCCGAGATCGATGAGGTGAATGATCGGATTTATGGCAGCGTCAACAATGGCGTCTATAAAGCTGGCTTTGCTACCACTCAAGCTGCTTACGAGGAAGCTGTGGTGCCGTTGTTCGACAGCCTTGATTGGCTGGAAGAGCGTCTGTCCAATCAGCGCTATGTGATGGGTAACGAGATTACCGAGGCGGACTGGCGGCTTTTCACCACGCTTGTGCGGTTCGATCCGGTTTATGTGGGGCATTTCAAATGCAATCTGAGGCGGATTGCTGACTATCCGAACCTCTCCAATTATGTGCGCGATCTCTATCAGCAGCCGGGCGTGGCCGAGACAGTGAATATGGAGCATATCAAGAAGCATTATTATGCCAGCCACGAGACGATCAATCCCAGCCGTGTCGTGCCGATGGGACCGGACCTGGACTATACCGCGCCGCATGACCGGGCTCGACTTTAA
- a CDS encoding LysR family transcriptional regulator, which yields MGQIEDLRFFVQIVEAGGISKAASSLNIAKSALSRRLSLLEDRYESKLIERAPGVWTITQTGEELYQRAIRAVGEVDEIDADFMSLSADLSGPLSVSLPREFGLGYLTDALIKFKTSYPDIMLTIDFDDRHVDLSFENYDLAIRISPSEDESALDHLIGTAEHGLYASKTYLARHGSPNELKDLPAHQLLYFGNARRASWTFLDDRSKPQSIEFQPFLNSNSGTFLMEATIEGLGITRMPYFVVRQALDRGELVPVLPDLRHPTWHIHLLYSQNRRLNRRMRAFADEITNACLTLKE from the coding sequence ATGGGACAGATAGAAGATTTGCGATTTTTCGTGCAGATCGTCGAGGCAGGCGGTATTTCCAAGGCGGCCAGCAGCCTCAATATTGCCAAATCTGCCCTCAGCCGACGCTTATCGCTTTTGGAAGATCGCTATGAGAGCAAATTGATCGAGCGGGCACCGGGCGTCTGGACCATCACCCAGACGGGGGAAGAGCTCTATCAACGCGCCATCAGGGCGGTGGGAGAAGTCGACGAGATCGACGCCGATTTCATGAGCCTATCAGCCGATCTTTCCGGACCTCTATCCGTGTCCCTGCCCCGTGAGTTCGGCCTTGGCTATCTGACGGACGCGCTGATCAAATTCAAGACCAGTTATCCGGACATCATGCTGACCATCGATTTCGATGATCGACATGTGGACCTGTCCTTCGAGAATTACGATCTGGCCATTCGCATCTCGCCATCCGAGGATGAAAGCGCGCTTGATCATCTCATCGGCACAGCCGAGCATGGCCTCTATGCCAGCAAGACCTATCTCGCCAGACATGGCAGTCCGAACGAGTTGAAGGATCTCCCTGCTCATCAGCTACTCTATTTTGGCAATGCCCGCCGCGCCAGCTGGACCTTTCTGGATGACAGATCCAAACCGCAAAGCATCGAGTTCCAACCCTTTTTGAATTCAAACAGCGGCACCTTTCTGATGGAAGCCACAATCGAGGGATTGGGCATCACGCGCATGCCCTATTTCGTGGTGCGACAGGCCTTGGATAGAGGGGAGCTGGTCCCGGTGCTGCCCGATCTGCGACACCCCACCTGGCACATCCATCTGCTCTACTCGCAAAACAGACGCCTCAACCGACGCATGCGCGCCTTTGCCGATGAGATCACGAATGCCTGTCTGACATTGAAGGAATGA